The following is a genomic window from Hymenobacter sp. APR13.
GGGCCGTGGGTGCGTTGTTGGGGCCGCCCGCCAGCGTGTTGGCGGGCCGGGTGTCGGGGTCCTGAGCCAGACGGTACTGCCAGGTGCCGGCCAACGGCACCGTGAGGCCGCCCACCACGGCTGTCATGTCGGTGGGCTGGCCCCAAAGGCCGCCGCCGCCGCCGTTGTCGGTGACGCGCACGGCCACTACGTTGCGGCCGGCCCGCACCAGCTCGGCCGGCACCGTGTAGCGCCGCAACTGGTCGTAGCCACGCGTGCCCCCAATGGCTACGCCGTTGAAGAAGGTGCTGTCCTGGTCATCGACTTTGGCCAGGGTGAGGACGAGTGGCTGGCTAGCCGCCGTGGCGGGCAGCGTCAGGTCGCGCCGAAACCATACAATGCCGTCGAGGTCGTGCAGGGCCGGTACCCGGTTTTCCCAGTAGCCTGGCAGCGGCATGGTGGGCCAGTCGATGGTAGAAAGAGTAGGGTCGGACCACGATGGGCGGCCGGGCAACAGGCCCTGGTCCTGGCCGGCGGGGCTTTGCTGCCAGGCATTCAGGCGCGCGGCGTAGGCGGCTTCCTGCTCGGCAAACGAGCTGTTTTGCTGCTGCAGCGCCGCCACCGACGCCCGAAAATCAGGAAGTTGCTGCAACGCTTCGGCGCTGACCCAAGCCTCCGCCACGGTGCCGCCCCAGTCGGCCGCAATCAGGCCCACCGGCACGTTGTAGCGCCGCAGCAGGTCGCGCCCGAAGTAGTAGGCCACTGCCGAAAACTCTGCCGCCGACTCAGGCGTGCAGGGCTGCCACTCGCCGCCAGCCAGCTCGGCCTGGGGGTGCAGCTCGGCGCGGTTGGGCACCGCAAACAGCCGCAGGTTGGGGAAGCGGGCGGCAGCAGCTTCGGTGGGGCCGTTGGCGGCGTTGCGCAGCGCCCATTCCATGTTCGACTGCCCCGAGGCCAGCCATACGTCGCCGACCAGCACATCGGTGAGGCGCAGCGTGTTGGAACCCTGCACTGTCAGTTCAAATGGCCCGCCCGGGGCCTGCGCTGGCAGCGTGAGTTGCCAGCGGCCGTCGGGGCCGGCGGTGGCCTGGGCCTGCGCTGCCCGGAACGCTACGCGTACCACTTCGCCCGGCTCGGCCCAGCCCCAGAGCGGCAGCGGTACGTTGCGCTGCAGCACCATGTGCGAGCCTACCAACCGTGGCAGCCGCACGGCGGCCCGGGCCGGCAGAGTCAGGAAAGCCAGCCACAGGCTGGGAAGTAGTAGCGAAAGCAGGCGCAGATTCACGGCAGGAGCAGAGGGGGGAACAGATGTTGAAAGTGTCAAGGTGGAGGCAGCGGGCAAGCTAAGTAAACCCAGCCAGCGACTATCACCGGATTCTTCGTTGCACTCGAAAATGAGAGAATACAGGACACAAACGCTCCGGGCCGGCTGCTTGAAAAGCCGCCAACCCGGAGCGCATACACTGAAAAAAAGCGGGCTGATATTATGCCTCCCGGGTCTTGTGGCCCGAAATGCCGTACCACAGAATATAGGCGTAGCACAGCACGGGCAGCACGAAGGCCCAGCGCAGGGTGCTGGCATCGGCTACCAAACCGAACAGCAGCGGCACCACGGCACCGCCCACAATGGCTACGTTCAGCAGGCCCGAAGCTTCCTGGGTGTGGCGGCCCAGGCCGGCCACGGCCAGCGTGAAGATGGTGGCAAACATGATGGAGTTCATCAAACCCACGGCCAGCAGGCTCCACATGGCCACTTCGCCGGTGGTGCTCACTGAAATCAGCACCAGCAGCACGGCACCCAGGGCGTTGAAGGCCAGTAGGCGGCCGGGGTTGAACTTGTTGAGCAGATAAGCCCCCAGGAAGCGGCCTACCATGGCGCCGCCCCAGTAATAGGTCACCATATCACCAGCCGATTTAGGAGACAGCCCCATTACGTCGGACAAATGCAGGTAGCTCACAATGTGCGAACCAATAGCTACTTCGCCGCCCACGTAGGCGAAAATGCCCACCATGCCCAGCACCAGGTGGCGGTAATGCCAGGCGCGGCGGCCGGGCACGTCTTCGGTGTGGGCGTGCGAAATAACGGGCAGCTTCAGTATGAAGAGTAACGCACTGATTACAAGCAGAACACCGCCAATAGCCAGATACGGCATCTGCACGGCACGCACGTCAATGGCGGCGGCAGAGGCTGCCGTGTCCAGGTCAGGCAGGTTCGACAAAATGAGGGCCGAGCCCAGCAACGGGGCAATGGTAGTGCCCAGCGAGTTGAACGCCTGCGTGAGCGTGAGGCGGGCCGGGGCCGATTTGGCCGGGCCCAGAATGGCTACGTAGGGGTTGCCGGCTACCTGCAGCAGCACCACGCCCGTGGCCAGCACAAACAGCGCGCCCAGAAACAAGCCATAGGAGCGGCTTTCGGCAGCGGGGTAAAACAAGAAAGCGCCAATGGCGGCCACCACGAAGCCCAGCAGCATGCCGCCTTTGTAGCCCAGGCGTTCCACGGCCTTACCCGCCGGAATACCCATCACGAAGTAGGCCCCAAAGAAGCACAGGTTGATGAAGTTGGCCTGGGTGTAGGAGAGGTTGAAAATGGCCTTCAGGTACGGAATCAGGATATCGTTCAGACAGGTAATAAACCCCATCATAAAAAACAGCACGGTGAGT
Proteins encoded in this region:
- a CDS encoding sialate O-acetylesterase — protein: MNLRLLSLLLPSLWLAFLTLPARAAVRLPRLVGSHMVLQRNVPLPLWGWAEPGEVVRVAFRAAQAQATAGPDGRWQLTLPAQAPGGPFELTVQGSNTLRLTDVLVGDVWLASGQSNMEWALRNAANGPTEAAAARFPNLRLFAVPNRAELHPQAELAGGEWQPCTPESAAEFSAVAYYFGRDLLRRYNVPVGLIAADWGGTVAEAWVSAEALQQLPDFRASVAALQQQNSSFAEQEAAYAARLNAWQQSPAGQDQGLLPGRPSWSDPTLSTIDWPTMPLPGYWENRVPALHDLDGIVWFRRDLTLPATAASQPLVLTLAKVDDQDSTFFNGVAIGGTRGYDQLRRYTVPAELVRAGRNVVAVRVTDNGGGGGLWGQPTDMTAVVGGLTVPLAGTWQYRLAQDPDTRPANTLAGGPNNAPTALFNGMIAPLLPFALKGVIWYQGESNADRATQYRTLFPALIADWRQRWQQPALPFLFVQLAAYQPDPPQPATSAWAELREAQRYVGRTVPHTAMAVALDLGNVNDIHPLNKLDVGRRLALAARRLAYGETTLVASGPTVVGVAPGRGSLTVRFGNAGSGLVLKPAADAGTGRSSFAIAGPDRRFVWATAEVQGSTIVLRAAGVPNPVAVRYAWGNSRPATLFNKQGLPAPPFRAGE
- a CDS encoding sugar MFS transporter produces the protein MAAPITSSIPTPTDTPPGQEAPRYTSALASLTVLFFMMGFITCLNDILIPYLKAIFNLSYTQANFINLCFFGAYFVMGIPAGKAVERLGYKGGMLLGFVVAAIGAFLFYPAAESRSYGLFLGALFVLATGVVLLQVAGNPYVAILGPAKSAPARLTLTQAFNSLGTTIAPLLGSALILSNLPDLDTAASAAAIDVRAVQMPYLAIGGVLLVISALLFILKLPVISHAHTEDVPGRRAWHYRHLVLGMVGIFAYVGGEVAIGSHIVSYLHLSDVMGLSPKSAGDMVTYYWGGAMVGRFLGAYLLNKFNPGRLLAFNALGAVLLVLISVSTTGEVAMWSLLAVGLMNSIMFATIFTLAVAGLGRHTQEASGLLNVAIVGGAVVPLLFGLVADASTLRWAFVLPVLCYAYILWYGISGHKTREA